One segment of Anastrepha obliqua isolate idAnaObli1 chromosome 3, idAnaObli1_1.0, whole genome shotgun sequence DNA contains the following:
- the LOC129241870 gene encoding ionotropic receptor 75a-like produces the protein MQPILFSFILNHFLNANINAVVFFNCWSAQAQRYLSHLTSQRLWYTRFVNIESIDLSVDFEYQYLLHNRQILGAFLDVNCNKSEEVMNTLSRWHLYKEHYNWLLYDRSDDMHKLQCLFTNANLSVDAQLTYATLRSPLHDTPPHTNVSFYTTYDVYNNGRLLGGKLNVTIDREYQCNWKVCHVSRYLSELHLRHKYGNRDKLHDITMRVSTVITNRPLSWPVPLLLAYLSSENNTEIDPISRFGYQVLLIFKDSFGCNMNLTFYDRWSTNETHGGTVGDIVTQAADFTSTPFLATASRLKHLSVIAETGAFRSLCLFRTPRSGSMRGDAFLQPFNSSVWLVFSILLAILAIFLWRAFAVEMRNFRRRLPYEPSLLATFLLAFGSACYQGSNIVPFSMGGRMAYFTLYFATFIMYNYYTSILLSTLLGTPVKSDIRTLGQLADSSLEVGLQPLPYTYVYLNASQLPEVRRFVHRKIEAKRHPENVWMPMEEGVLRVRDEPGFVFVLETSQGYSFLERNFLPHEICDLNEVMLRPDKSLYTQLHKNSTYKELTRLRAVRIIETGVWRKHRRYWAKDKLNCVPSNYLFAVGMEYTAPLFLMLLFSFVLCLLLLGVELLIERLLEHRCRHVTEIWRSILAEDVMSN, from the exons ATGCAGCCAATActttttagctttattttaaATCATTTCTTGAACGCGAATATTAATGCGGTTGTATTTTTCAATTGTTGGAGTGCGCAGG CTCAACGCTATCTTTCGCACTTGACCAGCCAGAGGTTATGGTACACACGATTTGTAAATATCGAATCAATCGACTTGTCAGTTGACTTTGAATATCAATATTTGCTGCATAATCGTCAAATTTTGGGGGCATTTCTTGATGTGAACTGCAATAAATCGGAAGAAGTAATGAACACA CTCAGCCGTTGGCACCTCTACAAGGAGCACTACAATTGGCTGCTTTACGATCGTTCAGATGATATGCACAAACTGCAATGCCTTTTCACGAATGCCAATCTCTCCGTAGATGCACAGCTCACCTATGCCACCCTGAGGTCACCACTCCATGACACACCGCCCCACACAAATGTATCCTTCTATACAACGTATGATGTCTACAATAATGGACGCCTTCTGGGTGGCAAACTGAATGTGACCATTGATCGCGAGTATCAATGCAATTGGAAAGTTTGCCATGTAAGCCGTTACCTCTCCGAACTGCATTTGAGACACAAATATGGCAATCGGGATAAGCTGCACGACATAACTATGCGCGTATCCACTGTG ATCACTAACCGACCGCTTAGCTGGCCTGTGCCTTTATTATTGGCGTACCTTTCCTCAGAGAACAACACTGAAATTGATCCAATATCTCGTTTCGGGTATCAAGTACTGTTAATTTTCAAGGATAGCTTCGGTTGTAA CATGAATCTCACCTTTTATGATCGCTGGAGCACCAATGAGACGCATGGTGGCACTGTAGGTGACATTGTCACTCAGGCCGCTGACTTTACATCCACTCCCTTTCTCGCTACTGCCTCTCGTCTCAAGCATCTTTCGGTTATCGCCGAAACTGGCGCTTTTCGCTCGCTCTGTCTCTTTCGTACGCCGCGCAGCGGCAGCATGCGAGGTGATGCCTTTCTACAACCATTCAACAGCTCTGTTTGGCTTGTTTTCAGTATTCTCTTGGCGATTCTCGCGATTTTTCTTTGGCGTGCTTTCGCTGTGGAAATGCGCAACTTTAGACGTCGTTTGCCCTATGAGCCTTCTCTGCTTGCCACCTTCCTATTGGCCTTCGGCTCGGCTTGTTATCAGGGTAGCAATATTGTACCATTTTCGATGGGTGGACGTATGGCCTATTTTACACTATACTTTGCTACCTTCATAATGTATAACTATTATACATCAATTTTGCTTTCAACGCTGCTGGGCACACCGGTGAAGTCAGACATTAGAACGTTGGGTCAGTTGGCTGATAGTTCCCTGGAGGTTGGACTACAACCATTGCCTTACACTTATGTGTACTTGAAT GCATCTCAACTACCCGAAGTACGTCGATTTGTGCATCGTAAAATTGAGGCAAAGCGACATCCCGAAAATGTTTGGATGCCCATGGAAGAGGGTGTTTTACGTGTGCGTGATGAACCCGGTTTTGTTTTCGTTCTTGAAACATCGCAGGGTTATTCATTTTTGGAACGAAACTTCTTACCCCACGAGATTTGTGATCTAAACGAGGTTATGTTGCGTCCAGACAAAAGTCTATACACCCAATTGCACAAAAACTCAACCTACAAGGAGTTGACACGCTTGAG AGCCGTTCGCATTATAGAGACAGGCGTTTGGCGCAAACATCGTCGCTATTGGGCTAAGGACAAACTCAATTGTGTACCCAGCAATTATCTCTTTGCTGTTGGCATGGAGTACACGGCACCGCTATTTCTGATGTTACTTTTCtcatttgttttgtgtttacTGCTTTTGGGAGTGGAGCTGCTCATTGAACGTCTGCTGGAACACCGGTGTCGCCATGTCACAGAGATTTGGAGGAGTATTTTGGCGGAGGACGTAATGTCTAATTGA